The Shewanella zhangzhouensis genome has a window encoding:
- the flgE gene encoding flagellar hook protein FlgE yields the protein MSFNIALSGIAAAQKDLNTTANNIANVNTTGFKESRAEFADVYAASIFANSKTQVGGGVTTTQVAQQFHQGSLQFTSNALDLAISGGGFFVTSADPSARDYSFTRAGAFKVDSNNYLVDSAGNFLQTFPVDKFGNSTSVSLTTTRPVQIPDTAGSPVMTENVGIQMNLNAGEKTKDPVAFDPDDPTTFNNSTSSTIYDSLGEPHILTTYFVRPNDGAYTGENNWVAYYALDGQPVNLGAGAGTYQMDTNGDGTPDTTGTAQTTGGWTGAVLTFNSTGTYTGTNPATITTEPLGIGGAGILGPGADGSQTLTINFANPTQYASAFEVTELTQDGTTVGRLTNVEVGEDGLIKAAYSNGSTVPLGRVALVRFANEQGLTQVGNTSWKESLASGTALAGEANSGTFGAVRSAALEQSNVDLTTELVDLISAQRNFQANSRTLEVNNTLQQTILQIR from the coding sequence ATGTCTTTCAATATCGCACTCAGTGGCATTGCTGCCGCCCAGAAAGATTTGAACACCACTGCCAACAACATCGCCAACGTCAACACCACGGGCTTTAAAGAGTCACGTGCTGAGTTTGCCGATGTGTATGCGGCTTCGATTTTCGCTAACAGCAAAACCCAGGTGGGTGGTGGCGTGACCACCACTCAGGTGGCGCAGCAGTTCCATCAGGGCAGTTTGCAGTTCACCAGTAACGCGCTGGATTTGGCCATTAGCGGCGGCGGTTTCTTTGTGACGTCTGCCGACCCTTCGGCCCGTGATTACAGTTTCACCCGCGCCGGCGCCTTTAAGGTAGACAGCAATAACTACCTGGTGGATTCAGCAGGCAACTTCCTGCAGACCTTCCCGGTGGATAAATTCGGTAACTCCACCTCCGTGAGTTTGACGACTACCCGTCCGGTACAAATTCCCGATACCGCCGGCAGCCCGGTGATGACCGAGAACGTGGGTATTCAGATGAATCTGAACGCCGGTGAAAAAACCAAGGATCCCGTGGCATTTGACCCAGACGATCCAACTACGTTCAACAACTCAACCTCGTCCACCATTTATGACTCCCTGGGTGAGCCTCACATTCTGACCACCTACTTTGTAAGGCCAAACGATGGTGCCTACACAGGGGAAAACAACTGGGTGGCTTACTATGCGCTCGACGGTCAACCTGTGAATCTGGGCGCTGGCGCCGGTACTTACCAAATGGATACCAATGGTGACGGTACCCCTGACACCACCGGAACTGCCCAAACCACGGGGGGCTGGACTGGTGCCGTACTGACCTTTAACAGCACTGGTACTTACACTGGAACCAATCCAGCAACCATCACTACAGAACCCCTGGGGATCGGTGGTGCCGGCATTCTGGGGCCTGGCGCCGATGGCAGCCAGACCCTCACCATCAACTTCGCCAACCCGACTCAGTACGCCTCAGCCTTTGAAGTAACCGAGCTGACTCAGGATGGAACCACTGTCGGTCGTCTGACCAACGTGGAAGTGGGTGAAGATGGCCTGATTAAAGCCGCCTACAGCAATGGCAGTACCGTGCCCCTTGGCCGCGTTGCTTTGGTGCGTTTCGCCAACGAGCAGGGGCTGACTCAGGTGGGTAACACTTCCTGGAAAGAAAGCCTGGCATCAGGTACAGCCCTCGCCGGTGAAGCAAACAGTGGTACCTTCGGTGCCGTGCGATCTGCAGCGCTGGAACAGTCCAACGTGGATTTGACCACAGAGCTTGTTGACCTGATTTCAGCGCAGCGTAACTTCCAGGCCAACAGCCGTACATTGGAAGTGAACAACACGCTGCAGCAGACCATTCTGCAGATCCGTTAA
- a CDS encoding chemotaxis protein CheV, whose product MSSILESVNKRTQLVGQNRLELLLFKLNGRQRFGINVFKVKEVLQCPPLTGLPKLNPFVRGVAHIRGTTISVIDLSAATGGKPIENIQNCFIIISEYNRSVQGFLVNSVERIINMNWEAIMPPPQGAGRYSYLTAVTEIDGELVEILDVEKILDEISPVRTAISEDTDAQLTIDRGQHFHIMVIDDSAVARKQIIRALTSLELQIDTAKDGREALEKLKAISAEMTNVAHEIPLIISDIEMPEMDGYTLTAEIRDDPKLKDIKVILHTSLSGVFNQAMVQKVGANDFIAKFNPDELAAAVNKHLSI is encoded by the coding sequence ATGTCGAGCATTCTTGAGTCAGTCAACAAGCGTACCCAACTGGTGGGGCAAAACCGATTGGAGCTGCTGCTGTTCAAGCTGAACGGCCGTCAGCGCTTCGGTATCAACGTCTTTAAAGTAAAAGAAGTTTTGCAGTGCCCACCCCTGACAGGATTACCCAAGCTCAATCCATTCGTGCGCGGTGTGGCCCATATTCGTGGTACCACCATTTCTGTGATTGACCTCAGTGCGGCCACCGGTGGCAAACCCATAGAGAACATTCAGAACTGCTTTATTATTATCTCTGAATATAACCGTAGTGTTCAGGGCTTTTTGGTGAATTCAGTCGAGCGCATCATCAACATGAACTGGGAGGCCATAATGCCGCCGCCTCAGGGCGCTGGTCGCTACTCCTATTTAACAGCGGTCACCGAGATTGATGGAGAGCTGGTAGAAATCCTGGACGTTGAAAAAATTCTTGATGAAATCAGTCCGGTCCGTACCGCCATCAGTGAAGACACAGATGCACAGTTAACGATTGATCGTGGGCAGCACTTCCACATCATGGTGATTGATGACTCTGCGGTGGCGCGTAAGCAAATCATTCGTGCGCTCACCTCCCTTGAGCTACAGATTGACACGGCAAAAGATGGCCGTGAAGCACTGGAAAAGCTGAAAGCCATTTCGGCGGAAATGACCAACGTGGCTCACGAGATCCCGCTGATTATCTCCGATATCGAGATGCCGGAAATGGACGGTTATACCCTGACCGCCGAAATCCGTGATGACCCCAAACTCAAAGACATCAAGGTGATTTTGCACACGTCGCTGAGCGGTGTGTTTAATCAGGCGATGGTTCAGAAAGTGGGTGCCAACGACTTTATTGCCAAGTTCAATCCCGACGAACTGGCCGCTGCGGTTAACAAGCACCTGAGTATCTGA
- a CDS encoding CheR family methyltransferase, with product MSDKSLAEAEYNQFRLFLEQHSGIVLGENKQYLVRSRLAPLMGKYNLPSLSEVVKHSMKPTERQLRAEVIDAMTTNETLWFRDKYPFELLANALLPDYAKLGRPLKIWSAACSSGQEPYSLAMTILEYQQKRPGGLPAGASIQATDLSPSMLDRCKQAEYDSLALGRGLSDERKRAFFDTLPSGNMRVKDNVRRMVSFRAHNLLESYALLGKFDIIFCRNVLIYFAPEAKAKILRQFAAALNPKGILFLGASESIAGLTDEFDMVRCNPGIYYQKKT from the coding sequence GTGTCAGACAAATCACTGGCTGAAGCGGAATATAATCAATTCAGGTTGTTCCTTGAACAACACAGCGGCATAGTGCTTGGCGAAAACAAGCAGTATCTGGTCCGCAGCCGCCTTGCGCCTCTGATGGGCAAATACAACCTGCCTTCGTTATCAGAAGTGGTCAAACATTCAATGAAACCCACAGAGCGGCAACTGCGCGCCGAGGTCATTGATGCCATGACTACCAACGAAACACTGTGGTTTCGTGATAAATACCCCTTCGAATTGCTCGCCAATGCGCTGCTGCCTGACTATGCCAAGCTTGGCAGGCCGCTTAAAATTTGGTCTGCCGCTTGTTCTTCAGGGCAAGAGCCTTATTCGCTGGCGATGACTATCCTCGAATATCAGCAAAAACGTCCGGGCGGCTTGCCCGCAGGCGCATCGATTCAGGCAACGGATTTATCCCCCTCGATGCTGGATCGCTGTAAACAGGCCGAATACGATAGCCTGGCGCTGGGACGGGGCTTATCGGATGAACGAAAAAGAGCATTTTTCGATACCCTGCCAAGCGGCAATATGCGGGTAAAAGACAACGTGCGGCGTATGGTGAGTTTCCGGGCACATAACCTGCTGGAAAGCTATGCCTTGCTGGGTAAGTTTGACATCATCTTTTGCCGTAACGTGCTCATTTACTTTGCCCCTGAGGCAAAGGCAAAAATACTGCGGCAATTTGCTGCCGCTCTCAATCCCAAGGGCATCCTGTTTCTTGGCGCTTCCGAGTCCATTGCCGGTTTGACCGATGAATTTGACATGGTGCGCTGCAACCCGGGTATTTACTACCAGAAGAAGACATAG
- the flgC gene encoding flagellar basal body rod protein FlgC has protein sequence MSLFNIFNVSGSGMSAQSVRLNTTASNIANADSVSSSVDKTYRARHPVFEAELAKASQQQSARGVNVKGIVESDKPLQKEYNPDHPMADADGFIYKPNVNVMEEMADMISASRSYQMNVQVADTAKSMLMQTLRMGK, from the coding sequence ATGAGCTTGTTTAATATCTTCAATGTGTCTGGCTCCGGCATGAGCGCGCAATCGGTCCGCCTCAACACCACCGCCAGCAACATTGCCAACGCCGACTCAGTGTCCAGCAGCGTCGATAAAACCTACCGGGCGCGTCATCCCGTGTTTGAGGCTGAACTTGCCAAAGCCAGCCAGCAGCAATCTGCCCGTGGTGTGAATGTCAAAGGCATAGTCGAAAGCGATAAGCCGCTGCAAAAAGAATACAACCCGGACCATCCCATGGCGGATGCCGATGGCTTTATTTACAAACCCAATGTGAACGTGATGGAAGAAATGGCCGACATGATATCCGCTTCGCGTTCGTACCAAATGAATGTCCAGGTGGCCGATACCGCCAAGAGTATGCTGATGCAGACTTTGAGAATGGGCAAATAA
- the flgB gene encoding flagellar basal body rod protein FlgB yields MAISFDKALGVHQFTLGIRAERAEVLSSNIANADTPHYKARDVNFADALQAARSHQRGMQMAQTSEGHFDLQALSRQHVQFRVPNQPDTGDGNTVDIQQEQSAFMQNALEYQMSLGFLEGKFNGMKKAIKGD; encoded by the coding sequence ATGGCGATCAGTTTCGATAAGGCGCTTGGGGTGCATCAGTTTACCCTTGGCATCAGAGCAGAGCGGGCGGAAGTCCTCTCAAGCAATATCGCCAACGCCGATACCCCCCATTACAAAGCACGGGATGTGAACTTTGCCGATGCGTTGCAGGCGGCACGCAGCCACCAGCGTGGCATGCAAATGGCTCAAACCAGTGAAGGGCATTTTGACTTGCAAGCACTGAGCCGACAGCACGTGCAGTTCCGTGTCCCCAATCAGCCAGATACCGGCGATGGCAACACTGTGGATATTCAGCAGGAACAATCTGCCTTTATGCAAAATGCGCTGGAATATCAGATGTCGCTGGGCTTTCTGGAAGGCAAGTTCAACGGTATGAAAAAGGCCATTAAAGGAGACTGA
- the flgD gene encoding flagellar hook assembly protein FlgD, translated as MSFLNSISQASAAQSTQSTGNPFLDSVRLQTKEAVPEAKKQELTQEDFFALLSQQLSMQDPFKPVENDQMIAQMASFSTVDGIANLNEHIVNLNTVMTSSQALQASGLVGQKVLIPSASGHVSAEEPNLKGVISTSKPIETIMVRIEDAKGQLVKTFSVDGSDGGNIDVNWDGLDAEGKPVADGTYTIKASGRVDGKAEELPVSTYAHVTSVSLGTAATGAILNLRGIGGIKLSDVLAVAES; from the coding sequence GTGAGTTTTCTTAACTCTATCAGTCAGGCATCGGCGGCCCAGTCAACCCAGAGCACGGGAAATCCCTTTCTGGACAGTGTCAGGTTGCAGACCAAAGAAGCAGTGCCAGAGGCCAAAAAACAGGAATTGACCCAAGAGGACTTTTTCGCCCTCTTGTCGCAGCAGTTGTCTATGCAGGATCCGTTCAAGCCGGTTGAAAACGACCAGATGATTGCCCAGATGGCGTCTTTCTCTACCGTGGACGGTATCGCCAATTTGAACGAGCACATTGTGAATCTGAATACCGTGATGACCTCCAGTCAGGCACTGCAGGCATCGGGTTTGGTGGGACAGAAGGTGCTGATCCCATCAGCATCTGGTCATGTATCCGCTGAAGAGCCCAACCTCAAGGGCGTTATCAGTACCTCCAAGCCCATTGAGACAATCATGGTGCGCATTGAAGATGCCAAGGGACAGTTGGTGAAAACCTTCAGTGTCGATGGCAGTGATGGCGGCAACATTGATGTGAATTGGGATGGCCTCGACGCCGAAGGTAAACCCGTTGCCGACGGTACTTACACCATCAAGGCCAGTGGTCGGGTCGATGGTAAGGCCGAGGAATTACCGGTTTCAACTTATGCCCACGTGACCAGCGTGTCGCTTGGGACTGCAGCAACAGGCGCCATTCTTAACTTGCGTGGCATTGGCGGCATTAAACTATCGGATGTTCTGGCTGTGGCTGAGAGCTGA